Genomic segment of Arachis hypogaea cultivar Tifrunner chromosome 11, arahy.Tifrunner.gnm2.J5K5, whole genome shotgun sequence:
CGGTTTGCGACTTAAATGAATATATAAAAGATCAATAAACCTGAAGGTCTCAGTCCTCCGAAAGGCTTGCGCTTTCTGCTGATGCTCTCTTCCCATTATAGcgctaaaagtaaaattgatgaAACCAGATCAATATTGTTAGCAGCCAACATATTGACAACAATTTTGGAGGAATGTGAGTTTACCTGTTTGCCTAATGTGAACGGTACATATTTGTATTTGATCATGTGTGATATCTGTCTCCTCATAGTAAGTGTAAATAGGACCACCCAATAGAATAGGAGTATTGGCCAGAACACTGGAACATCAAATGCACTAAAAAATGTCATCACAAACGCAATGCAAAAAGCCTTTGTTATTGAGTACCTGTCCACCAACAAAAATTAAGAAGCATCAGTAGAGTAACGTCTGTGTGTTGATACCCTAAAGGAAAAAGATGATGAGCTCATTGCTTTCCTAAGCAAGCACAGAACGCTTGATAACTCGATGCAATGGAAAACCAAGAGAAGAGGATGTAAATAGCACTTCCTTCTATTGAGAGAAAAGACACTGGCTTCAAGTAATTCAGTGAACACAAGTACACAACATTGTCAAGCCCACTTAAGCAAAAATGACAAAGCAAACAATATGCAATAGACATTGATATCCAGCATATAGAAACCTATAAGAAAAGATGCTGTCCATCGAGATCATTATTCAGTACTTATACATCACGATCATTTATCCAACATATAatctaaatgaataaaaaatatagattcTTGTCAGAACAGAACCCATAGATCAGATCTATTAGCCAATTTCAGTTGCCAATTATTTTAGGTTTGCACATGATTAGAATCTCTTTCAGATGATCTATATTTTTCACAGAAGACATGATCCATAGAACACCGTAACATTAGTAAATTAACAAAGTTGAGCAGAAGAGTAACTGTTTATGCGGTTATCTTCTCCATGCTATACATATTGATCTCATGTCAATGTGGAGAAGAAAAATATGAACATAATTTCCGATAGCAGGAGAAGATAAATGTGCGCCAGATTACGACGGGCAACAGGCAAATTATGCTATATCTAAAGGCATGTAAGTATGTAACTCTCCCAACAAATGCTAGAGACCAACTAGAAAAGGCTGAGCTAGATTTACATCAACAAAACTTAGTTGGCTCGTTAATTTGGATGTCCTATTTTGATTAATTAAAAGTGAAGGAACACCTTTTTAATTAGGATTATAAGTTAATATGCCAGCAAAATCTCACGTTTTCATGTGATGCTAATTGTTGAAAACcactaaataataatttagtcaaatatatcaaATCATTTAATGATTCTCAACTATTACCTTCACCGTGAAGACAGGGCAGCCTCCACCTAATATGCCATGGACAAAAAAGGCAAGCTTTTTGCCTATGAGTGAATGTACCATGGAATTGGATTGGGATTCTGGTATACACACTAAAGATAATTGCCTAGTCCTTACCCTGCAGAACTCTCCAAATTTTTCATCTCcagaaagaataaataaataatagaacaAATTACCGATTCAACCAACAAACTCATCAGAAACCAAAGTCACACTTAGTTTCGAACTATTTAtgcaattaaaaatatcattttcattCACGATATACGAGCTCTTGGCATATTTCCAACCGAAAAATAACTAATCCAAAACATACACCTCAATCCTCAATTTTCAATTTAGAATCAAAGCAACAAAACCCTAGAACCAAAAGTCAAACGccacaaagaagaaaaagtagaAATTAGGTACCAGAACTTGAACTCTGGGAGGCGACGAACGAAGGGACGGAACTCATCGTTGTTTCTTGTTGGCAAAGTGGGTCCCTCTGAGAGTGATTGAATCTCGGGATCAACCTGAGGGGAGAGAAACCCAATCAAGAGGTTCAGCAGGTGAATTCCGAGTCCGTACGAAACGACGTAGAACCCTTGGATCAAGTACACGCGCAGCGCGTACACGAACGCAACCGCCAACGTTCCCAGCCAACGGTTCAGCACGTGCGGGGTAGTTTTGTCAAGCAGGTGCTGGTACTGACGGGATACCTCGAACTTCCACCGCGATATGGCGGCCGCCGGGGTCTGAAAATCTTCCATTGAGGTTGTCGCGgttgcggcggcggcggcggcggaggCGGCGGATGAGGAGGAGGGGGCGGTGGATCCCGCGTCCATCGGTGGGACCCACTTAAAGAATTGGGTTTTGGTGGGGTGTGGTTCagggttctctctctctctctctctctctctctcgctctctctctgATGTGCACTCTGTTTCACTTCCTAGGCCTCTCTTTGGGTCCGTTCTATAACCGTTGGGTCAAAATTTTAAGCCAGCTTAATAATTAATATACCTAAGCTACAAAGTGGGCATGTACAAAAATAATTTCAGATTATTAAGCACTAATTACATGAGAAGAAAAATTTACATAAACTGATACTAAAACATGCCACGTTAATATGTTTGACATAAGAATATAACtcgttataaaataatataataattattgattattgactcaataaaatataaataataataataataattaaaaaattataaaataaaatattaaaattattaataaattttaacataaataattattaaatattaattcatatataattgattatataatactttgttaaaaaaataattgaaaaaaaaaagtttaattatgccatcattttctataatttattaaatttttaattagatccaaataatttttttcttttcaattgaatttatgtattatattaatttttgtaattagatcttgtttataaaatataaatttacttATATGCTCATACCTTTTaagtttgaaaaaacaaaaatggCATGATACTCTCTTCTAACTTCAAACACAAGAAATTATTCTTGCTCCTAAATCGCCATTTCTCTGCTCTCTCCTAACCCCAAATACCGATCTTTGAAGCTACCCTCCTCCATTCAATTCAATCTTTTCGGTGGGATTCTACCAAACACTTCGTCCCCAACTTCAcgcattttcttcttttttccacCCTTATTTTCCTCTACCACTCCTCCTATCTCTTCCACCATCTTCTTACTCTCCTCTTTCATTATCACCCTTTTTCTACTAACAAATTTTACTGTCACCTGCCTTTACTTTCTGGATTTGCTTGCAAATGTAAAATTATTTGATTTCTGTTGGTATTATCCAATTGGTGAACTCAAAATATGTAGAAAATGATCATTTGTAAAACAACATTACTTAATTGTGCAATAACGAAATAATATGTATATAGAGTAAAGAATTATAGAATCATATTGTTGGCAAAACAATAATGTAATGTGGTGTAACTCCAATATGATCCAAACTACTCCATAGGACCTTCTATTATGATGGTTTGGCCATAAAATCAGCAACATTCACAAGCATTATAATCAtttaaaaatctttaagattTGGGAAAAATATATGTGATGCGTGCCACCTTTTCATTCTCTAGGAGTTTGATGACTAGGtatcttaagttatttttaggtttcttttttattagttttcttaTTTGTAAATCAAAGTTCTTATATTTTTAATGAAGTTTTGATGACTAATCATGATTGGAGTTGTATTAGAATGATTGTGTTTTCAGGATATAAATCAGAATGAAATTCAGAAGAAAACACAAAGTTTAGTGGTGCCAGGCTTCAAGAGGCCAAACCTAATGCCTGTACTCCAAGCTATGTACCCAAATCCGAAGCCCAGCTCCAAGGATTGGTGCCCAGCACCCTATCCCAAAGCCCATCACCTAAATTGGGCACCCAACTCCCCCATTCCAAGCCCAGCGCGTTAGTGCCTGAGAGAAGGCAAGGTGGCTGGCGCCCAGCTCCACCAAAATCATAAGTACTGGGCACCCAGTTCCAAGACCTGGCACCCAAGCTGGGCACCTAATCATCAAGCCCAGCACCAAGTATGTAACCAACTCTCAAAAAGCTCTAATTTCAAGTCAATATTCAAGATTTAAATGACTAGTTAGCAACAACCTCTTTTAGAAAAATAGAATTTTGTTGTTAGGATTTAGATTGgattatatttgaatttgaacaAGTTATCTTTCTCTTTGAAAGATaagattagtttttaaatttcaattagtTAGAAAGTTAGATTATAAACAAGTGAACATAGTTCACATCTAGAGATACCATCTTTGATCGAAGAATCATATTGGAGCCATCCAGCACCTCTTTAGTTTAGTTGTTTTTTTCTCtaccatgagtaactaaacctctcttgttaaaggttaggagctctatcttaTTTTTATGGATTAGTAATGcaagtgttttctttattttgatccatgcttttctatttttttaagattGAGTTTCACTTTTTATCATTAATGGTTAGAAGTATTGAAAAATACTCTAATTCTGTCTTGAATTCTGTTATTACTTTGAAAAATTTAATATCAGAATTAGCTCTAAACTCTTTCTCATGATTTTTAACTTGACtaagaataatattttaaaaattgtgtggctttaaatcaaaatcattcttcatcttttctcttaattaattgatcaaggaattggtaattaattaagttaagagaaactaaatttccaagaatttgaaatttgattataataatttattgtgaAAAGATTTTTTGCATGAGTCTAAATAAGGAAACACAAACATTGCTATTCTAAGAATTTAACATCTCCAAAACCTTTAATATTTTCTATCTTTGATTATTTCTCTAAAGTCTTTAAGTCTTCTCTCGTTCTCTCAATTCTCTTCTTCGCTgttcttatttctaatttaagATCCATAATCCTCTTACCAAAGCTTGATTGATCTAATTAGAGATTTAATTAGACATTACTTGCTTCAATCCGTTAATTCTCGTGGAAACGATATTTACTCACCGTGATATTACTTGATGCGATTTGGTATACTTACCAATATCTGAACGTATCAATTTTAATTAGTACAGTTGAGATctcaataattattttaatacatacaatttatttcaaaaattattttagcgCTTAACATGACCTTAATATGTTATACCATAAATATATTTAACGTAATAATTGAGAAGGTTAATTTATCGTTTTAATTACATATTTAAAATACTGAAACTTTAAATATATAAGATAGCTTTAATAtgcataaaaagaaataaaaattcaaacatatcttacataaaaattaagataataataaagaaatgataattttttagttattttttatatattttattgtattgaaatAAGGATAAAGAGACGCAcaataaaaattgaaatattattttgatttgctGTAACTTTATTTCTGATTCTAAATGCAGCCTTAATTATCTTTACATGGGAAAGTATTTATAGCTAAGAGAGTACATTATTTATCGACcatgaattttaaaataagagtTAACTCACAAGGCTTGAAGACATGAAGTTAGTACTAAAAACCTACATAATTtaaaaatgtagaaaaaaatatattatataattgtaTTTCCAGATATTAGTGTTTATGTGTAagcaaaaggaaaattaacaaatttttaaatggatatggaaataatttaataatattttaattattctttgtCACAAAAGAATCAAATTTATACTTGGGATAGTTTGTAAAAGAACAAAAAAGCAGATTAGATATATATTTTACTGAAATAAAGATGGTCACACCATAATTTATTCCTCCAAATAATATGCTGCAATTGATTTATTATGAAACATGAAGAGAAGATAAATTTCACATGTCACAAAATTTGTCATGTAAtaaactctttatatatatataataaaagagcATTTTAAGATTATCTGTTTGACAAGGGAAACAACCAATAAACAACAAGTGTTGTACTCTGATATTTGATAAGTggcaattataaaaaaaattaagagagagTTATTTATATTATctaataaactattatacattacaCATggtacaaaaatgaaaaatatttatattttcaaaatttttatacttaTCACACGTGTTTAAATTTTTGGCATTTTAAATTGTTTATTCTAATCTTCCATTTTAATATTCTGTCTCTctatttttataaagaaaaaagagCAAATTCTCCCTTTAAATACTTTCTATCTATCTTCAGCCatctttaaaaagaaaaaagagtaaagtCTCCCTTTAAATACTCTTCTTCCATCTTCAGAAAGAAAAAAGCGTAAACTCTCCTTTTAAATATTTTGCCTCCATTTTATGTGAGAACTCAAACactaaaaataaagtataataaCCGAAACATTTGATTACCTGCTCAATATCAACCCAAGAAAACTAGCATAAAGTTTCAACCTATATGTAGTAAGAATTTGGGAGGCTCCAAACAAGTATAATGAGAAGGAACTTAGATCAATAAAGATGATCCTCTAGGACAGTAAGATAGCTAATCTTTTTAAATATCACAGTTATTGtgcaaatatttattttttaatttactgaTACTTATTTCTTGGGTCTACACTAATTTTAGGACAATAGAATTCATGTATCCATATCCAAGTGTGTTGTTGCTAGGTGAAGGGACAATATCTTTGAATTTCAGATGTACTTTCATAACTTCATAGTTGCGGACAACAAAACTAAGCCAAGGACTACCAATAGCAACTGGATACTACTATTTTTCCAACAGACAAAAATCACACATGTAAACAACCCTAGCTACCCTCTTGAAACATTTTGTTTCAGgtctattttgaatttgttaaatCCTAAAAGGTTGGACGACACATATTTGTTTGGTGAGTATTACTTACATTGATTCAAAATTTGTTGTGTGAACTGCATTCGAAATCTGATTTTTAAGACTGATAGTTATAACTTACTGATGGTTCTTGCTCTTTAAACATGATTGCTAAAGtagttgaaaagaaaaatttaaggAATTTGGTTACCAGTAAAGGCAAGAAAACCAAACGTCTGACTGTTGTGTTAGAAGAATTAGAGTATGTGCTATTTTGAAAAATTGACTAATCTGTGTAAACATATGCTCAGACTATAAAATATCATAATGCATCCTTATGTTTTCAACAGAAAGAGAACAGATTTGTTTGTTTAAACTTTAACCAGTTTGTATCCAACACATTTAATATCAGTCAAAAATTTTATAGATTCAATATTACATTGAATTGTGTAGGATCCAGAGTAGTGCACCACTAAGCTCAATTAGGATTAGTCAAGCTTTATCTCAGGGAGCTTGGTTTGCGGCTGATGAACTGAAGCAGGGGTCCATGGGAGTGAAGACCATCGGGGAGGTCCTAAATGCTACAAAGATAAACTAATGGAAACATTCGCTAATTAATTCTTTTATACAAATATGTTTTAATGTTAGAAATTGATTGAAGTGCCTAATCGAGTTTTAAATAGGTAGTTACATGTTGGATTGATGCAACCATTGTTTCTATCAATGATGGAAAGAATGATTGGTTATACAAAACATGTAAAAAGTTCCAAAAAAGTTAAACCTTTTACCATCGAAAATATGAATGTAAGGGTTGTGGACACGTAGCAGGAACTGCCTCAACTAGGTTAGACATTTAAACTAGATAACAAAACTTATCACTAGATGACAAATTTTGTAAGTGGAGAGCACTATAATATGAAGACTATATTTCATTTTAAATTGTATTATTagctctaaaaaaaataaatagagggTAGAAATTATGAATTACGGGTTGAATAAAAAATACTGAGGTGATTGTCTATGATGGTACTGGTAGTATGACTTTGCTCCTTTGGGATAGGGAAGTAATTCAACTTTGTGAAAAGAAGGCAAATCAAATCAAGGAAGAGGAAATAAGTGCAAAATCATAACTTGATAACTTCAAAATGTTAATGTATCCATGTAAAGCAATTCCTTTTTGTGAATCTGATCGCAGCCTATTGATGTGGTGGAATATCCCCCCACCATATCAAAATGAACAAGCACGGCTCAATAAAAAAGAGATTGATTCTTCGTTAtagattatcttttttaattgCAGATTGATATGAAATCTGATTCAAATTCAATATAGTTTTTTTTGGAAAGGTAAAAACTAAGACGAAAAAAATTGACCCTTTGAGTATTACAAATTGTATGAAAAAAG
This window contains:
- the LOC112720525 gene encoding protein RER1A isoform X1, producing the protein MDAGSTAPSSSSAASAAAAAATATTSMEDFQTPAAAISRWKFEVSRQYQHLLDKTTPHVLNRWLGTLAVAFVYALRVYLIQGFYVVSYGLGIHLLNLLIGFLSPQVDPEIQSLSEGPTLPTRNNDEFRPFVRRLPEFKFWYSITKAFCIAFVMTFFSAFDVPVFWPILLFYWVVLFTLTMRRQISHMIKYKYVPFTLGKQRYNGKRASAESASLSED
- the LOC112720525 gene encoding protein RER1A isoform X2, with amino-acid sequence MDAGSTAPSSSSAASAAAAAATATTSMEDFQTPAAAISRWKFEVSRQYQHLLDKTTPHVLNRWLGTLAVAFVYALRVYLIQGFYVVSYGLGIHLLNLLIGFLSPQVDPEIQSLSEGPTLPTRNNDEFRPFVRRLPEFKFWYSITKAFCIAFVMTFFSAFDVPVFWPILLFYWVVLFTLTMRRQISHMIKYKYVPFTLGKQRYNGKRASAESASLSED